In Citrus sinensis cultivar Valencia sweet orange chromosome 3, DVS_A1.0, whole genome shotgun sequence, the sequence AATCacaatatacatatatatacacaaataaATTACTACTTTTAACTCCcaaaaaatctcatctcaactAACTATAACACAATAACGATTTGATAACGTGACTTAAACTGTCTACACTAATTAAACGTGATTTTATCATCAAAGcaactaaattaaatgtgGACGTACGAGGGCTACTCTACAAGGCAACAAAAGATATACATAAAATTCGAGGAAACAATAAGgggaattttatttattgaaataaaacaaaaagtacACTTGATGAGGAAACAATCTTTTTTGCCTCAAAATATAGAATAAGTCTAGAAAACAGCATGCAGGAGATGAAATCAACAACAAAGATATACTGCAAGTGATGAAATCATATATTTGGCCTGATGAAACTGCAGCTGATTAGTAGCTAGCTACAGCTGATAATGATGATCTAATAATTAGAAGGATCAAATGAAGCACTAATCGGATTAATTAAGCTGTCCATTCTCAACGTTGACTGCTTCCATTTGCATGTTTTCTACAACACTATTATTGTTAGATCCACAAACATTAATATTGATGTTGTCTAGTTGGAAATATTGTTGTTGCTGAACTTGTCCGCCAGAAAAATCAGTGAAACCAGGGTAATTATAATAACTCGGTTCgtgattattataataattataataaccaAAGAAATTGTCCTCAGGATAATTGCAATTATTGGATTCAAGATTTGGTAGCTGTATTGGTGAATCCtgcagctgctgctgctgctgctgttgttgttCTTCAGCAGCTGATCTAATAATATTCTCCAGCTCTTCTTGTACACTAGGTTTTCCCTTATATTTGATCTTACAAAGCCTCCAATCCtgcaatttaaatattaaaatataaaacattttataTATCGAGCCATTACAAATTAATGGTATTAAAGTTGGACGTATATATCTTGCAGTACGAGATCAGACGGCACACAATGCCCCCATCAACCCATCCCGTACGTTTCTAGCCCACATAAAGTTGGGTGTCATGTAAATGTCATAAAACATTACCATGTATATCACATATTGCCCCAATCACCCGATCCCATAGGCCCCTAGTCAACATAATGTTCTATGTCATGTAAAGTATCATAAAATCTTACCCTCATCGCCCCATCCCCATTGGTCCCTTGCCCACATAAAGTTGCGTCATATAATACAAACTATAAAGTGTGTAATAAAATCCTACTTCGTATATACAAACATATTCAAACTAAATGACGTAGGATTTCTAGAAGCTTATGCAACTTTAAAGGGGATTGAGTTACTAATTGATTTGGGTCTGACTCCCTTAAATATAGAACTTGAATCAATAAATGCTGTTAAGGTCAGTTTGGGGTTGTTTTTGGAAGGTTCAAAAgtgaatttaaaaagttagaaataaattttggagtttgaaaaatctttttagaAATCACTAATggcaaaattatttcattctaCAACAGATTTtatgaagtaaaaaaaaaagagtagtttttcaaattttaattttaagaattagttttatatttaatataattctatatatatccttatgtatattataaaaatttaaaactatccTTATcagttacaaaataaaataattaactataaaaagattattattattaccaattatattgagataacaaaataaaaattaaaactgataatataaaatgattatcttagttatcaataattatatatatatatatatatatatgataaaaaatattatatatgtgtttataaatgtgtatttacattttattcaatattatttttaattcagttatttatatttttacagtagtttaataataagatttattaaatacataGACTGTTTTTAAAAGTCACaacactttaaaaataaattatattaaatgtttaattaattctctttacatttaattatttttacagtacAATTAGCTACtcttgtttaattaaaaacaacagTACTATCAAACTAGACGTTAGTCTAATTGAGAAAAACTTTTTGACTGGAAAGAGATTAGTTGGCTATAGCTAATATTAGGGATCACGGGTCTGATTGATAAAAGtgatttctttcttattaAACACACAACTGTAATGTTGTGGCTCATCTTTTAGTCAAGCTGGCTTTTTTCGTTTCTCGAGGACCAAGGggtttatttgaattaaagaTTATCCCATATAAATTGTTAGTCTCTTGTAACTATTTGTTCtgttaattacataaaatcgatcagttatattttttaaaaaaaaacaaaaaaaacctAAATGATGATCGCGTTAGTTGCATGTTACTACTACCATATTCTCGactaactaatttattttgtaacattagttattgatatttGGTATTACTCTAATGAAAAAagttaaactaaattaaaaaaaaaaaacgtgcAAAGAAATGATGGTTCAAACCGTTGTGTAGGATTCAAGGCCGTATTCATGCATAATCCAATTAGTCTTGATGGCTTTGTTACGCTTTGTCCTAGGATCACGAGGTTCATCTCTGCTGAATCTGTGAAATGTAAGAGGTCTCTTGAAACCAACTAAAGTTTGATTATTGTAATTAGCATAAACTTTCTTAACACGGCCTGTGGCTCTCCACCATCCTCGACCTGAAACTTCTCTCGAATCGTTCTCCCTCAAACAGAAGTAAAATCTTTCGTTGGTGGATAGTGCAACATTGTAATCCCCTGCATGTACAATATCAACTCATAGTTAAAGTAAGATTGGTAAAGTAATCTTTGTGTTGATTGACAAccaatcattttatttgatgaagaCAAAGAGAATTAGtgtttgtaatttgttttcatTGTTTTCATCTTTACTTCGATTCTTTTCATATCTTGGTCCTATCTGCAACTATATGCAATTCTTTTAGTAATCAATTATCTCATTTCAACGTGTCTCTCTTATTtaagtgatttttattttttatactaatactctataattaatattttaaagtaacaaacaagaaattaatcaaaatatataaagcataacaaaataaagcgcctttattattttgttttaataaattaataaaaaacaaacataagaACAAGATGCTTTTAGGGATCAGTCCAAACAGGTCCAAGACAAAAATCTTACAATTATAAACTCTTAATGTGTCGTGCAAAAGAATTTAACCTTGTTTTGGAAGAGGTGAATTCGATCTTAATTACGACAAAAGCTTTTTCCATTCTCCACcgtgtttattattttaatcctTACTTCCTTCTCcatttctcaataaatttaattgaggaCGGAGAATATATCCCTATACAAGAAACAATTTTCTTATCCTCTACATTAactatttacttattttcttttatagtaGTTAGTAATACTACATAAGAATAGTTgtataaaagtaaaatcaatTCCAAGAAACCCTTCATTAGTATATTGCAAtagtattcaaattttaaataaaaattaaaaaaaccatCTGCAACATATATCGAAAcaatatcaaaagaaaaatgcctagattaaaataaataaattaaaaatatgaaatgggATAGGGTGGGAAGTACAAAACCAAGTCCTATcccttcaaaaatttaaaaattatacacCCCCATTCCCCAAAATCTCCACCTTATTCCCCCAAAAACTCATCTTAATTTCACCCCATTTGGAGCATATCCCCGAGGAGCCCCAAGCTCTTAAAGAATTTTGCTATCTCTACTAAAAATTGtgctgttaattaattaactccTGTGTTTCAAAACTTATGCAAAACATctatgttatatatatatatggtccATTAATATTccattaaaatctatttaattaattattctttacTTCATTcaatgatttaatatttaatttgaattttaagttatatgaggcaaaaatataattttgctccttaaaaattagatccaataattattaaaataacggCAAAACTAACTCGGTAATTAACCTAAACCTTAGTGACTAAAGGCAAATTAATTTACCCAAGTTCTACATGTGCAGAGAGGGTTTCGATAACTCTGGAAGATATACGATGATTAAAATTGAAGATGCTGTACAAGTTATCCTTTTTGCGAGCTTAGAGTTCCGTCGAGGGGAGCAAAAAGTGGACATGATTTgtaacaattgaaaaaaaaaaaaatagtggcCTGTGggcaaatttcataattgtggaaattaaaatttctcgTGCAAATTGTAAGAGGAAATCAGTAAGTTTGGAGAAGAAATTAGGGAGCAGAAGCTATAAGCTAGAGAACGAAAGTGCAAAAAATGAACACAAATTCTATCATGCTATGCTACATGTGACATTTAAtcaatgtcaaaaaaaaaaaaatgaagggaaGCATATGACAGAATGAtcaaaaagggaaaacaaaCGATGATCTGAGAAAAGGTACAAGCTAAAGAACGCAAGTGCTTCcttacccttaaaaaaaagtgcaaaaaattaaaacaaattctgCTCATGCTATAATGCATGTAACATTTAATCAATTGGGAGgggtaaaaaacaaaagaagaagaagaagaagaagaagaagaagaaattaagcACGTGCATGGCAGAATGatcaaaaaaggaaaacaaatgaTGGTGTGAGTCTGTGAGAgaagtagggatggcaaaatcctgCACGGATTTGGGGTCCCATGGAGCCCCACCtcaaatggagaaaatttttaataatttttgagaaATGGGGTGGGGAGTAGAGGAAAAGTAATCCCCAAATTGTTAACGGGGTGGGGTTTGGTATTACACTCCCCACCCCATCCTCACCCTAATCCGCATTAtgtataaatatgtttttaatttttatttaataatttttattttatcaattataatgtcaattaataattttttattttttatgtaatataaacaTGATATGAGTAAAAGAAAActctacaatattttttaactttaaaatattattatattttcttttattttttaaggtgctgctctctttaaatatttttcacttttaatatcattttaagatattgtttcaaacttttagagatttttaaaaaaattaaatactttataatatggtgatgattttattttaagtctctaatttttaatttactgaaatcaaatttttatatttactataaaataagtaaatgggGAATGAAGTGGGGATGGGGGAATCATTCCCCACGTGGGGATTCCCCATCCCCaacccactaaatttattggagaATGTGGTGGGGAATGGaggcaaaaaattttaatcggGTGAAGAATGGAGTAGTCATCTCCACCCCTACCCCGCCCCATTGCCATCcatagagagaagaaaaatgaaagaacgAAGCTCAACACATGCATATTGAAGAAATGCAAAGCcctaaataaaatgaagtgAATCTAAGCAGCGATAGAATCTCAAGGatcaaaaataaatgagacaAACCAAAACTTTGTAGTATGGAGatgagagagaagaaagaagagatCTTAACAGACATTGAAGATGCTGGGGATCAAGCTCATATACACCTCTTTCCACAATGAAATCGCCATAAAGCTGCATTTCCTGCCCTGAAAGTTTcctaaaaagaaattcaataaGCTCCTCATCGGTGGGATTGAACCTGAATCCAGTcggcatcatcatcataatcaatgaataatttttttttcttttactccTCTCTGAATCTTGGAGAAATTCCTGCAAAGAGATACATGTCTTCTTTACCCTATATAAAGATACGAGGCCAGGAATTAGAAGCAGCACTATTCATTTACAGCAGTCAAGGGTTAACGTGTCGTTAACGTGTCTGTAATGAGAGGGGTCGAAGAAAATAAAGGCATTATAATACTTCTACTGCATTCAATATTTCTACCTTAATCAAACACGTACGGCCGGCTGTAGTGTACTGAGGCCGTAggtgaattttgttttttaatgaatttcaaaagacaaattacATATGTCGATGGCACGGAGGTTTATAGCAATTCCCCATTAGATACGTGATGGTGCGAATATCTAGGAGAGCAGgttgaattttctttcaaatattttcaagggtaatttttaaaaatctccctTAATATTTGGGTTTATTGCAAGTAAATGGTGAGAAtctgtttatttataaaatatcttttattatcagttaatttttacattgaccgttagttaactgtgcaaagacaatattacctttaacaacagtttgtagactgacacaattaaaaaaaattgaaattgttggCGCAAAAAagacaaaccctatttttgataattttatccatgtcaattctaaaaatttataatatcataAGTAAGAattatgactattttaccctctttaaattattgatatttccttaaagttcctacaagaaaaataaaattaaaaacttgaaaaaaaataaagagggtGTTGGTTTGTAATGGTCACAATAAATAGTTAGAGTCGTATAAACTATCATAGGTTTAAACTATCACGTATACCTTTATGTCATAGATTTCACTTTTCTCAACAATAAATAGTTAGAGTCGTATAAACTATCATTCCTatgttaaatttcaattttcttgttataatatatgtatgtatgtatatgtctTTTCATGTGGTAGaatgataatattttgactgacataaaaaatgaatcaaattaataaCAGGATAAATATTTGTCAATAGTGTGTGGAAGTGAATTGAACCGAGACAATTAATAACGGAAAATATGGTTGTATTTTACTTGGGATCACAATTAAATGGATCAAATAAGAGTTTTAATTCACTGATTGTATGGCTTACGTTTGTTAGCTGTTGTGTCTTGTATGTGGTGAGAGACCCCCGCCTCCAAAGTAATAGTCCCAGAAACGACGTACAGGAACGGCTTGTTGATTCGCCTTATAATGATATTGAGGCTTGACTAATCAACAGAAAAGGTATACCTGGTGCTAAAGTTTCTCAACGGATAATGATGTTGATTAATACTGACGTTGATTAATCCTAGAAAGAAATcgacataaaataaaataaaataaacaaaattaattaatttttttttccaggtTGTTTTGCTATGTCTTTGAAAGTTCATTCATCATTTTATGTTCAACTCTATACCGCTGTTATGGTTTTAGAGGTTTTTGTGTCTAAGGGCTGCTGGCTACACGTATTCGGCTTGAATGTGATTCTCTTGCTATTACTTTTTTTGAGCGTTCAAAATATCACCTTGAGATCTCTATGTTTGTTGGTTGAATCGTATTTGTTGTATtaaacttgattttttttttattttttaatgaatactgataaatattttaaaattttaaccttaaattttattttaaatagtgtattatttattgagtgattgataatttttaataaaataattatattatttaattcattcattcattaatattatattttttaatataattttttaagataaaaaatttaagacgTGTGATATTTCTTTGTTGATTAATAGTCAAACTTACACGTGATTTCACAATTAACGCCTTCATGATTTGAAAGGCGATGCATTCATTTGAATACAATAtcgaattgaataaaaatttacagcGCGCAAAGTTCATGGAACTGGAATAGTGGAATCTAAAACTGGCTCTGGCTGTAGTCTTATAGATATTCTTTTCTCAACCAACGCAGTGGGacctttgaaaaacaaaaaatcaaacaagttCGCTTTAATTTTGGGTTCCGCAGGTGTATTGCATGCACGCCCCttcaattttgacaaatttttttttattcacaatttgtatataaataatattatagtaCTTTTTACTTACATCtacaacattttaaaaatactttaaacattcttattttaataaaattaaaacataaaaataatttgatttataattaaaataaccatattctttgtaaaaaaatacaaaaggaCAATcgagtatatatattttaaaataacattattagtttggacaattattttacttttactaATTATACACTAATTACATGAGCATATTAACTAGTTACTAAAAGCCATACCTGTTTTGTTGTAGTGCTTATTCAAGAAAGTAGTTTTCAAATGAATttgatatcttttttttaatgtctaGATATGTGAATGAAAAAGTACTTTTGCATTAGCAAAATAGATATTGTATATAGATTTTGACGTTGTGGAAACGTTAAAGGTTGAAAGATAGACGATACAAAAGTTTCTAAATAACGAAGTTTTATTGATTAAGTTTGAATTAACAAATGTAGGTTTTTGGACCCGTTTATATAATAACcttaaatattgtaaatttaccaaaataggcaaatatgaaatattattttgtaacaaAATTGTCCTAATCTAAacaaaaaatccaaaacaaaCGGTACCCCAATACCacatctaaaaaaaaaaaagagataaaaatccttaaagaaaaagaaaaaata encodes:
- the LOC127900819 gene encoding NAC domain-containing protein JA2L-like, which translates into the protein MPTGFRFNPTDEELIEFLFRKLSGQEMQLYGDFIVERGVYELDPQHLQWDYNVALSTNERFYFCLRENDSREVSGRGWWRATGRVKKVYANYNNQTLVGFKRPLTFHRFSRDEPRDPRTKRNKAIKTNWIMHEYGLESYTTDWRLCKIKYKGKPSVQEELENIIRSAAEEQQQQQQQQLQDSPIQLPNLESNNCNYPEDNFFGYYNYYNNHEPSYYNYPGFTDFSGGQVQQQQYFQLDNININVCGSNNNSVVENMQMEAVNVENGQLN